A single window of Triplophysa rosa linkage group LG2, Trosa_1v2, whole genome shotgun sequence DNA harbors:
- the nrarpb gene encoding notch-regulated ankyrin repeat-containing protein B, whose translation MSQDMTCSARQRVFQEALRKGNTKELHSLLQNMTNCEFNVNSFGPEGQTALHQSVIDGNLELVKLLVKFGADIRLANRDGWSALHIAAFGGHQDIVLYLVTRAKYSSSAI comes from the coding sequence ATGAGTCAGGACATGACTTGCTCCGCGCGTCAGCGAGTGTTTCAGGAAGCGCTTAGGAAGGGCAACACCAAGGAGCTTCATTCCCTCTTGCAAAACATGACAAACTGCGAATTTAACGTGAACTCGTTCGGACCCGAGGGACAGACGGCGCTGCACCAGTCCGTGATCGACGGCAACTTGGAGTTAGTGAAGCTGCTCGTGAAGTTCGGCGCGGACATCCGCCTGGCCAACAGAGACGGATGGAGCGCGCTGCACATAGCGGCGTTTGGTGGACACCAGGACATCGTCCTTTACCTCGTGACGCGGGCGAAATACTCCTCGAGCGCAATCTGA